Proteins encoded within one genomic window of Methanobacterium sp.:
- a CDS encoding MBL fold metallo-hydrolase, whose amino-acid sequence MADAFATITQRRMTGGFRIDGIDGKNLHLDPGPGALVRSYQFGVNPLKLHGILVSHSHTDHYSDAEVLIEAMTRGMTRNKGMVIGSESVINGYQKWGPCISEYHLSKSKVKVMEAGETFRFDDLKITATPTIHGDPKNIGFRLEWDGFILSYTSDTAYFKDLHNHHQNADVLIASVIRPGNEKIRGHLCADEFQKLLEETSPKLAIMTHLGMKLITDHPVEEAMRITKNTGIKTLAAQDGMVINLDKFRQKQQTLDEF is encoded by the coding sequence GTGGCGGACGCTTTCGCCACTATAACTCAGCGCAGGATGACCGGCGGATTTAGAATCGACGGTATTGATGGTAAAAACCTGCACTTGGATCCTGGGCCTGGGGCTCTGGTAAGAAGTTACCAGTTCGGTGTTAACCCCCTTAAACTCCATGGAATCCTGGTATCACACTCTCACACCGACCATTATAGCGATGCTGAGGTCTTAATTGAAGCAATGACTAGGGGGATGACCAGGAATAAGGGCATGGTAATTGGTAGTGAGAGTGTTATTAACGGATACCAGAAATGGGGGCCCTGTATCTCAGAATATCACTTGAGTAAATCGAAAGTGAAAGTAATGGAAGCTGGTGAAACATTTAGATTTGATGATCTTAAGATCACCGCCACACCTACTATTCATGGGGACCCTAAAAATATCGGCTTCCGCTTGGAATGGGATGGATTCATCTTATCTTACACATCTGACACAGCCTATTTTAAGGACCTGCATAACCATCATCAGAACGCTGATGTGCTAATTGCCAGTGTTATCAGACCGGGAAATGAAAAAATCAGAGGACACTTATGTGCCGATGAATTTCAAAAACTTTTGGAGGAAACTTCCCCTAAACTTGCAATTATGACCCATCTAGGAATGAAACTCATCACAGACCATCCTGTAGAAGAAGCCATGAGAATAACTAAAAATACTGGTATAAAAACACTGGCAGCCCAGGATGGTATGGTTATAAATCTAGACAAGTTCAGACAAAAACAACAGACTCTGGATGAATTTTAA
- a CDS encoding GNAT family N-acetyltransferase, giving the protein MRIKCDRCILRGWEISDIDSLVENANNYRIAVNMRDLFPHPYTIEDAKTWIEITNNDETKCNFAITVNDQAIGAIGLALGEDIERISAEVGYWLGEKYWGTGIASSALKGIVNYGFNDLGLKRIFAKPFEHNMASRRVLEKNGFYLEGILKRSAFKEGKIYNQALYAVTQ; this is encoded by the coding sequence ATGAGAATTAAATGTGATAGATGCATTTTACGTGGATGGGAAATCTCTGATATTGATAGTTTAGTGGAAAATGCCAACAATTATCGTATTGCTGTTAATATGAGAGATCTTTTCCCACACCCCTACACAATTGAGGATGCAAAAACATGGATTGAGATAACCAATAATGATGAAACGAAATGTAATTTTGCAATAACCGTCAATGATCAAGCAATCGGCGCCATAGGACTAGCTTTAGGGGAGGATATAGAAAGAATATCTGCAGAAGTGGGATACTGGCTAGGAGAAAAATATTGGGGCACTGGAATCGCATCTTCAGCTTTAAAGGGAATTGTGAATTACGGATTCAATGATTTAGGGCTAAAAAGGATATTTGCCAAACCTTTCGAACATAACATGGCCTCAAGAAGGGTTCTTGAAAAAAATGGATTCTATCTCGAGGGTATCTTAAAAAGAAGTGCTTTCAAAGAAGGAAAAATATATAACCAAGCATTATATGCTGTTACTCAATGA
- a CDS encoding endonuclease III domain-containing protein: protein MNESILKIYEKLYNLYGPQGWWPLIDLESENLNKSGATHGYHPLNYELPETEKQKYEIILGSILTQNTAWTSAEKALLNLKKITNFNPEKIISLDDEALKKAVRPAGFLNQKSTYIRGITKFFSSLEGTTPSRNEILKVKGVGNETADSILLYAYKKPEFVVDTYTRRIFSNLSLVDEKISYMELKKLFENNLPLSVPIYQEYHALLVEHAKRYYRKKPYDDILKI, encoded by the coding sequence ATGAATGAATCCATATTAAAAATCTATGAAAAACTTTACAATCTTTACGGTCCTCAAGGTTGGTGGCCATTAATAGACCTCGAATCAGAAAATTTGAATAAAAGTGGTGCTACTCATGGTTACCATCCCCTTAATTATGAACTTCCTGAAACTGAGAAACAGAAATATGAAATTATTTTAGGGTCAATTCTAACCCAAAACACTGCTTGGACGTCAGCAGAAAAGGCCCTTTTGAATTTAAAAAAGATTACAAATTTTAATCCTGAGAAAATTATTTCATTAGATGATGAAGCACTGAAAAAAGCAGTTCGCCCAGCAGGGTTTTTAAATCAAAAATCAACTTACATACGTGGGATCACCAAGTTCTTCTCATCCCTGGAAGGAACAACTCCAAGTAGAAACGAAATTTTAAAGGTTAAAGGAGTAGGTAACGAAACTGCTGACTCAATCCTCCTTTATGCTTACAAAAAACCCGAATTTGTTGTTGATACCTACACCAGAAGAATTTTCAGCAATCTGAGCTTGGTGGATGAGAAAATTAGTTACATGGAGTTGAAAAAACTCTTTGAAAATAATCTACCTTTATCTGTACCTATCTATCAAGAATACCATGCGTTGTTAGTGGAACATGCAAAAAGATATTACCGTAAAAAGCCTTATGATGATATTTTAAAGATATGA
- the aroC gene encoding chorismate synthase produces MAGNTTGNLFRVTTYGSSHGTALGAVVDGCPAGLKLSREDIQSELDHRRPGTSKITTSRGETDQVEILSGIFQGKTDGTPISAVVYNKDADSSAYEPFRDKPRPGHGDFTWTSKYGRYDYRGGGRGSGRATIGHVIGGAVAKKLLNHLKIRVISHVTQIGDLKAKNVSYNLIEEYSKKNPVRCADQKAAKLMEEKILDAREKGDSVGGVVETIAFNVPAGIGEPVFDKLDADLARALMGIGAVKGVEIGFGFKLAETTASATNDEYYCESDQIKTTTNTSGGIIGGISNGMPIVTRIAVKPTPSISMVQKTVDLKTMKETEIKINGRHDPCICPRVTAVAEAAVAMVLADHLLRSGFINPCSI; encoded by the coding sequence ATGGCAGGCAACACTACCGGGAATTTGTTCAGGGTCACCACCTATGGGTCCAGCCACGGCACTGCACTGGGTGCGGTAGTGGATGGTTGTCCAGCAGGACTGAAACTGTCACGTGAGGATATACAATCAGAATTAGACCATCGTCGACCAGGCACCAGTAAAATAACTACTAGTCGAGGCGAAACTGATCAAGTAGAAATTTTATCTGGAATATTCCAGGGGAAAACAGATGGAACACCCATTTCTGCAGTGGTGTATAATAAGGATGCTGATTCATCTGCCTACGAACCCTTCCGAGATAAACCTCGCCCAGGACATGGTGATTTCACATGGACTTCCAAATATGGTAGATATGATTACCGTGGAGGGGGCAGAGGGAGTGGTAGGGCCACAATTGGTCATGTTATAGGTGGGGCTGTTGCCAAAAAACTCCTTAATCATCTAAAAATCAGAGTAATTTCCCATGTAACCCAAATAGGAGATTTGAAGGCCAAAAACGTATCTTACAATCTTATTGAAGAATATTCTAAAAAGAATCCAGTGCGGTGTGCCGACCAGAAAGCAGCCAAACTTATGGAAGAAAAAATCCTGGATGCCCGAGAAAAAGGAGATTCTGTTGGTGGTGTTGTGGAAACCATTGCCTTCAATGTTCCAGCCGGAATTGGAGAACCTGTTTTCGATAAACTTGATGCGGATCTAGCCAGGGCATTGATGGGTATAGGTGCAGTTAAGGGTGTGGAAATTGGTTTCGGATTCAAATTAGCTGAAACCACCGCTAGTGCCACCAATGATGAGTACTATTGTGAAAGTGACCAAATAAAGACTACCACTAATACCAGTGGGGGCATAATCGGGGGAATATCTAATGGGATGCCTATTGTAACTAGAATCGCAGTTAAACCCACCCCCTCCATAAGCATGGTTCAAAAAACTGTTGATCTTAAGACCATGAAAGAAACTGAAATAAAGATCAATGGCCGACATGACCCTTGCATTTGTCCACGGGTCACTGCCGTAGCAGAAGCAGCTGTGGCAATGGTGCTGGCCGACCACTTGTTAAGATCAGGATTTATCAATCCCTGCAGTATTTAG